A window of Streptomyces armeniacus contains these coding sequences:
- a CDS encoding amidase: MSDPTALSARDQLRALDRGEVSSRELTAAHLEAIAAHPERNAVITVDEPGALAAAEAADARRARGGLLPPLLGLPMTVKDSLETAGLRTTCGSPGLADHVPERDADAVALLRTAGAVLMGKTNVPPMCQDIQTGNTRFGSTRNPHDPTRTAGGSSGGAAAAVATRLTPWELGSDLAGSVRLPAHYCGTYGLRTSGGIVPTRGHIPRPPGAYSSTDMTVLGPLTRTADDLDLALDVLVAPRPGDQAAWRLDLPGPRHTTLGDYRVGVWADDPHCPVSAETRALLDQVAEELRHACDRVDDTTRPVEMATSDRLFTRLLFAGTSAGTDENTFNSAVKAAEERPEHPFLRAQTMRHREWLLADEDRQSLRARWAEYFRHVDVLVTPAAPTEAVLDQTGMPMSERHITVDGARRGYWEQTAWLNLAGLVGLPAATVPLSSTSDGLPLGVQIIGPCLEDRTVTHFAGLLTARTH, from the coding sequence ATGAGCGATCCGACCGCACTCTCGGCCCGTGACCAGCTACGGGCGCTCGACCGCGGCGAGGTGAGCAGCCGCGAACTGACCGCCGCGCACCTGGAGGCGATCGCCGCACACCCCGAGCGCAACGCGGTCATCACCGTCGACGAGCCCGGCGCGCTGGCCGCGGCGGAGGCCGCCGACGCGCGGCGGGCGCGCGGCGGGCTTCTTCCTCCGCTGCTGGGCCTGCCCATGACGGTGAAGGACTCGCTGGAGACCGCCGGACTGCGGACCACCTGCGGGTCTCCCGGCCTGGCCGACCACGTCCCCGAGCGTGACGCCGACGCCGTCGCCCTGCTGCGTACCGCCGGGGCGGTGCTCATGGGCAAGACCAACGTTCCACCGATGTGCCAGGACATCCAGACCGGCAACACCCGGTTCGGAAGCACCCGCAACCCCCACGACCCCACGCGTACGGCCGGCGGCTCCTCCGGCGGCGCGGCCGCCGCCGTGGCAACCCGCCTCACCCCCTGGGAGCTCGGCAGCGACCTCGCGGGCTCCGTCCGGCTCCCGGCGCACTACTGCGGTACGTACGGGCTGCGCACCAGCGGCGGCATCGTGCCCACCCGGGGTCACATCCCGCGTCCACCCGGTGCGTACAGCTCCACCGACATGACCGTGCTCGGTCCGCTCACCCGCACCGCCGACGACCTCGACCTCGCGCTCGACGTGCTCGTCGCGCCACGCCCCGGCGACCAGGCCGCGTGGCGCCTGGACCTGCCGGGGCCCCGCCACACCACCTTGGGCGACTACCGCGTGGGCGTGTGGGCGGACGACCCCCACTGCCCGGTCAGCGCGGAAACCCGGGCCCTGCTCGACCAGGTCGCGGAAGAACTCCGGCACGCCTGCGACCGCGTGGACGACACCACCCGGCCCGTCGAAATGGCCACCTCCGACCGGCTGTTCACGCGGCTGCTGTTCGCGGGCACTTCGGCGGGCACCGACGAGAACACGTTCAATTCGGCGGTCAAGGCCGCCGAGGAAAGGCCCGAGCATCCCTTCCTCCGTGCTCAGACGATGCGCCACCGTGAATGGCTGCTCGCGGACGAGGACCGCCAGAGCCTTCGGGCACGGTGGGCCGAATACTTCCGGCATGTCGATGTTCTGGTGACGCCCGCGGCCCCCACCGAGGCCGTACTCGATCAGACGGGCATGCCGATGTCAGAGCGGCACATCACCGTCGACGGGGCACGCCGCGGCTACTGGGAGCAGACCGCCTGGCTCAACCTGGCGGGTCTTGTCGGCCTTCCCGCAGCGACCGTCCCGTTGAGCTCCACAAGCGACGGCCTTCCCCTGGGAGTACAGATCATCGGCCCCTGTCTGGAAGACCGCACCGTCACGCACTTCGCCGGACTCCTCACCGCCCGGACGCACTGA
- a CDS encoding SulP family inorganic anion transporter, which yields MSSPPPAGSTLRARFPRPDWLASAKVFRTEVLAGLVVALALIPEAISFSIIAGVDPAVGLFASFTMAVVISVVGGRKAMISAATGAIALVIAPLNREHGLGYLVAAVILGGIVQVALGALGVAKLMRFVPRSVMVGFVNALAILIFMAQVPEMRDVPWAVYPLIAAGLALMVLTPRLTKAVPAPLIAIITLTVITIAAGIAVPSVGDKGELPSSMPVPGLPDVPFTLDTLTTIAPYAFAFALVGLMESLMTAKLVDDITDTHSNKTRESIGQGIANIVTGFFGGMGGCAMIGQTMINVKTSGARTRLSTFLAGAFLLVLVVVFGPVVSDIPMAALVAVMILVAFATFDWHSIQPGTLKRMPLGETLVMTVTVACVVATHNLAIGVIAGCLVAMVIFAKRVAHLAEVTGVLDPDGNQVVYAVTGELFFASSNDLVYQFDYAGDPDDVVIDLTDAHIWDASSVAALDAIETKYAKRGKQVTIIGLNKPSAEMHDKLAGQLTTEH from the coding sequence ATGTCCTCACCGCCGCCCGCAGGCTCCACGCTGCGCGCCCGCTTCCCCCGGCCCGACTGGCTCGCCTCCGCCAAGGTCTTCCGCACCGAGGTCCTGGCCGGGCTGGTCGTCGCGCTCGCGCTCATCCCCGAGGCCATCTCGTTCTCCATCATCGCCGGGGTCGATCCGGCCGTCGGCCTCTTCGCCTCCTTCACGATGGCCGTGGTGATCTCCGTCGTCGGCGGCCGCAAGGCCATGATCTCCGCCGCCACCGGCGCCATCGCCCTGGTCATCGCCCCCCTCAACCGCGAGCACGGCCTCGGCTACCTCGTCGCCGCCGTCATTCTCGGCGGCATCGTCCAGGTGGCCCTCGGCGCGCTCGGGGTGGCGAAGCTCATGCGGTTCGTGCCCCGCAGCGTCATGGTCGGCTTCGTCAACGCCCTGGCCATCCTCATCTTCATGGCCCAGGTGCCGGAGATGCGGGACGTGCCCTGGGCCGTCTACCCCCTCATCGCCGCAGGCCTCGCGCTGATGGTGCTGACCCCGCGCCTGACCAAGGCCGTACCGGCGCCCCTGATCGCCATCATCACCCTCACCGTCATCACCATCGCGGCCGGAATCGCCGTACCCAGCGTCGGAGACAAGGGCGAACTGCCCTCCTCCATGCCCGTCCCCGGCCTGCCCGACGTGCCCTTCACCCTGGACACGCTCACCACCATCGCCCCGTACGCCTTCGCCTTCGCGCTGGTGGGGCTGATGGAGTCGCTGATGACCGCCAAACTCGTCGACGACATCACCGACACCCACTCCAACAAGACCCGCGAGTCCATCGGCCAGGGCATCGCCAACATCGTCACCGGCTTCTTCGGCGGCATGGGTGGCTGCGCCATGATCGGCCAGACCATGATCAACGTGAAGACCAGCGGCGCCCGCACCCGCCTGTCCACCTTCCTCGCCGGGGCCTTCCTGCTGGTACTGGTGGTGGTGTTCGGCCCGGTCGTCTCCGACATCCCCATGGCCGCGCTCGTCGCCGTGATGATCCTGGTCGCCTTCGCCACCTTCGACTGGCACTCCATCCAGCCGGGCACCCTCAAGCGCATGCCCCTGGGCGAGACCCTCGTCATGACCGTCACCGTCGCCTGCGTCGTGGCCACCCACAACCTCGCCATCGGCGTCATCGCCGGCTGCCTCGTCGCCATGGTCATCTTCGCCAAACGCGTCGCACACCTCGCCGAGGTCACCGGAGTCCTCGACCCCGACGGCAACCAGGTCGTCTACGCCGTCACCGGCGAACTGTTCTTCGCCTCCTCCAACGACCTCGTCTACCAATTCGACTACGCGGGCGACCCCGACGACGTCGTCATCGACCTCACCGACGCCCACATCTGGGACGCCTCCTCCGTCGCCGCACTCGACGCCATCGAAACCAAGTACGCCAAACGCGGCAAGCAAGTCACCATCATCGGCCTCAACAAACCCAGCGCCGAAATGCACGACAAACTCGCCGGCCAACTCACCACCGAACACTGA
- a CDS encoding SRPBCC family protein — protein MSAARVLRTAAWTAGAGGALTAAYLGLVTGAVPVDVGVGRRTRPLGPQTVDIAAPRETVFDVVARPYLGRTPRAMHDKVNVLERGSDLVLAEHYTPIAGGRLRAVTVETVRFIRPGRIDFRLVRGPVPYVTESFVLEEAEPGTGTGAGTRLVYDGELGTDLWRLGQWWGTAVAARWEAAVAASLASVRTEAERRAASSRGAV, from the coding sequence TTGAGCGCCGCACGCGTACTGCGTACCGCGGCCTGGACCGCGGGTGCGGGTGGTGCGCTGACCGCCGCCTACCTGGGCCTGGTGACCGGCGCCGTTCCCGTCGACGTCGGCGTGGGGCGCCGGACGCGGCCGCTTGGCCCGCAGACCGTGGACATCGCCGCCCCGCGGGAGACGGTGTTCGACGTGGTGGCCCGCCCGTATCTGGGCCGCACCCCGCGCGCGATGCACGACAAGGTGAACGTGCTGGAGCGCGGCAGTGACCTGGTGCTCGCCGAGCACTACACGCCGATCGCGGGCGGCCGGCTGAGAGCGGTGACCGTGGAGACCGTCCGCTTCATCCGGCCCGGGCGGATCGACTTCCGACTGGTGCGCGGCCCGGTGCCGTACGTGACCGAGTCCTTCGTCCTCGAGGAGGCGGAACCGGGGACGGGTACGGGAGCGGGAACGCGACTGGTGTACGACGGCGAGCTGGGCACCGACCTGTGGCGGCTCGGGCAGTGGTGGGGTACGGCGGTGGCCGCCCGCTGGGAGGCCGCGGTCGCCGCCTCGCTCGCCTCGGTCAGAACCGAGGCCGAACGCCGCGCCGCCTCTTCGAGAGGAGCTGTGTGA
- a CDS encoding class I SAM-dependent methyltransferase, whose product MTGHHTRPGPPPGDDLKACCAAAYSSDVVALLLGDAYHPGGTALTRRLADGLDLAEDSRVLDVASGRGTTALLLADAYGVHVDGVDYAAANTALAQGAAQVAGLAGRAVFTTGDAEQLPCPDGVFDAAVCECALCTFPDKARAAAEFARVLRPGGRLGITDVTADPGRLPPELTGLAARIACVADARPLEEYAAILAAAGLRTTRTERHDQAMARMIDQIEARLNLLRMTAAGRLAEAGVDLAAAPAVLAAARAAVADGTLGYALLIAEKTA is encoded by the coding sequence GTGACCGGCCACCACACGCGCCCCGGCCCTCCGCCCGGCGACGACCTCAAGGCCTGCTGCGCCGCCGCGTACTCCTCCGACGTGGTCGCGCTGCTGCTCGGCGACGCGTACCACCCCGGCGGCACCGCGCTGACCCGCCGCCTCGCCGACGGCCTGGACCTGGCCGAGGACTCCCGCGTACTCGATGTGGCCTCCGGCCGCGGCACCACCGCCCTGCTCCTCGCCGACGCCTACGGCGTACATGTCGACGGCGTGGACTACGCGGCCGCCAACACCGCTCTCGCCCAAGGCGCCGCCCAGGTCGCGGGGCTCGCCGGGCGGGCGGTCTTCACGACGGGGGACGCGGAGCAACTGCCCTGCCCGGACGGCGTGTTCGACGCGGCGGTGTGCGAGTGCGCCCTGTGCACGTTCCCCGACAAGGCCCGGGCCGCCGCCGAGTTCGCCCGCGTGCTCAGGCCCGGGGGCCGTCTCGGTATCACGGACGTCACCGCCGATCCCGGCCGGCTCCCGCCCGAACTGACCGGTCTGGCGGCGCGGATCGCCTGCGTCGCCGATGCCCGCCCTCTGGAGGAGTACGCCGCGATCCTGGCGGCCGCGGGGCTGCGCACCACCCGTACCGAGCGGCACGACCAGGCCATGGCCCGCATGATCGACCAGATCGAGGCCCGGCTGAACCTGCTGCGCATGACCGCCGCGGGACGGCTCGCCGAGGCCGGGGTGGACCTGGCGGCGGCGCCCGCCGTGCTGGCCGCGGCCCGCGCCGCCGTAGCCGACGGCACCCTCGGCTACGCACTGCTGATCGCCGAAAAGACGGCCTGA
- a CDS encoding MerR family transcriptional regulator has protein sequence MTERQMQIGEVAERTGLSLRTIRHYEEVGLVIPSARSKGGFRLYTEADVERLMVIRRMKPLDFSLDEMRDLLEITDQLADTDTPPTAPERQRLRERLDSYCKVADARCETLRARLMAAEDFAATLRRRMNGK, from the coding sequence ATGACTGAGCGGCAGATGCAGATCGGGGAGGTGGCCGAGCGGACGGGCTTGTCGCTGCGCACGATCCGGCACTACGAAGAGGTCGGTCTCGTCATCCCCTCCGCCCGCAGCAAAGGCGGCTTCCGCCTCTACACCGAAGCCGACGTCGAACGCCTCATGGTCATCCGCCGCATGAAACCCCTCGACTTCTCCCTCGACGAGATGCGCGACCTCCTCGAGATCACCGACCAACTCGCCGACACCGACACACCCCCCACCGCACCGGAACGCCAACGACTGCGCGAACGCCTCGACTCCTACTGCAAAGTCGCCGACGCCCGCTGCGAAACACTCCGCGCACGACTCATGGCAGCCGAAGACTTCGCCGCGACGCTACGACGCAGGATGAACGGCAAGTAG
- a CDS encoding Crp/Fnr family transcriptional regulator produces the protein MATTAHVSPHTAAIPVHAVHGAAAGLAGGVGMGVWMSVSRPMTDTAMITMVAGLLGSTDAFAGWIIHMGIALFTGTGFGVLLGRYARKMPRGSSRGGGAVPYCLAEGNSALAAPAWGAAPPPWAPGRREETRRMIDHHDGETGGTDRTWCISEVDIFRDLPEREMDAIAAAAPMKTYAAGDILHAPAQPSEVLFILKRGRVRIFRVSADGRALTCAIISSGTIFGEMALLGQRMYDNFAEALDDVTVCVMSRADVRKLLLSDARIAARITEILGRRLADLEQRLSDSVFKSVPQRIATTLTTLATRTDAPASRLRPGARHPQIALTHEQLAALAGTSRETTTKVLREFAAHGLLRLARGRITVLEPARLLDEAG, from the coding sequence ATGGCCACCACAGCGCATGTCTCGCCGCACACCGCGGCGATCCCCGTCCACGCCGTCCACGGTGCGGCGGCCGGGCTGGCCGGTGGCGTCGGGATGGGCGTCTGGATGTCGGTGTCCCGCCCCATGACGGACACCGCGATGATCACCATGGTCGCGGGCCTGCTCGGCTCCACCGACGCCTTCGCGGGCTGGATCATCCACATGGGCATCGCCCTCTTCACCGGCACCGGCTTCGGCGTCCTGCTCGGCCGGTACGCGCGGAAGATGCCGCGCGGCAGCAGTCGCGGCGGCGGGGCGGTGCCCTACTGTCTGGCCGAGGGCAACAGCGCGCTGGCCGCCCCGGCCTGGGGCGCCGCACCGCCACCCTGGGCCCCCGGGCGACGCGAGGAGACCCGCCGCATGATCGACCACCACGACGGCGAGACCGGCGGCACGGACCGCACCTGGTGCATCTCCGAGGTCGACATCTTCCGCGACCTGCCGGAACGGGAGATGGACGCCATCGCCGCCGCGGCCCCCATGAAGACGTACGCGGCCGGGGACATCCTCCACGCCCCGGCCCAGCCGTCCGAGGTGCTGTTCATCCTCAAACGCGGCCGGGTCCGGATCTTCCGCGTCTCGGCCGACGGCCGCGCGCTGACCTGCGCGATCATCAGCTCCGGCACGATCTTCGGCGAGATGGCCCTGCTCGGGCAGCGCATGTACGACAACTTCGCCGAGGCCCTCGACGACGTCACCGTCTGCGTGATGAGCCGCGCCGACGTACGGAAGCTCCTGCTGTCCGACGCGCGTATCGCGGCCCGCATCACCGAGATCCTCGGCCGCCGCCTCGCCGACCTCGAACAGCGCCTGTCGGACAGCGTGTTCAAGTCGGTGCCCCAGCGCATCGCCACCACCCTGACCACCCTCGCCACCCGCACCGACGCCCCGGCAAGCAGGCTCCGGCCGGGCGCGCGCCATCCGCAGATCGCCCTCACCCACGAGCAGCTCGCCGCCCTGGCCGGCACCTCCCGCGAGACGACGACCAAGGTGCTGCGCGAGTTCGCCGCCCACGGTCTGCTCCGCCTTGCGCGGGGCCGTATCACCGTCCTCGAACCGGCCCGCCTTCTCGACGAAGCGGGCTGA
- a CDS encoding radical SAM protein, whose amino-acid sequence MAQDPAPRRKVDRDEVFVEFTKSVCPMCKAPVDAQVNIRENKVYLRKRCREHGGFEALVYGDAEEYLASARFNKPGTLPLTFQTEVKDGCPSDCGLCPEHKQHACLGIVEVNTGCNLDCPICFADSGHQRHQPGGGSRPEAWGGYSITHEQCERMLDAFVASEGEAEVVMFSGGEPTIHKHILDFVDLAQARPIRNVTLNTNGIRLATDKNFVAELGRRNRVPGRSVNVYLQFDGFDERTHLEIRGRDLRTFKQRALDNCAEHGLTVSLVAAVERGLNEHELGAIIEYGIDHPAVRSVAFQPVTHSGRHVPFDPLDRLTNPDVIRLINEQRPDWFRKGDFFPVPCCFPTCRSVTYLLVDGPPGSRTVVPVPRLLNVEDHLDYVTNRVMPDDGIREALEKLWSASAFMGTETTEEQLRAAAEALDCAESCGIDLPEAVRQLDDKAFMIVVQDFQDPYTLNVKQLMKCCVEEITPDGRLIPFCAYNSAGYREQVRAEMSGVPVADVVPNALPLAGRLTGTVYGSKTARSETTGTGTSGPEPAREDAGPSAGEGAR is encoded by the coding sequence ATGGCCCAGGACCCGGCGCCGCGGCGCAAGGTGGACCGTGACGAGGTGTTCGTGGAGTTCACCAAGTCCGTCTGCCCGATGTGCAAGGCGCCCGTCGACGCGCAGGTCAACATCCGTGAGAACAAGGTGTACTTGCGCAAACGCTGCCGCGAGCACGGCGGGTTCGAGGCCCTGGTGTACGGGGACGCGGAGGAGTATCTGGCGTCGGCGCGGTTCAACAAGCCCGGCACGCTCCCGCTGACGTTCCAGACCGAGGTGAAGGACGGCTGCCCGAGCGACTGCGGGCTGTGCCCGGAGCACAAGCAGCACGCCTGCCTGGGGATCGTCGAGGTGAACACCGGCTGCAACCTGGACTGCCCGATCTGCTTCGCCGACTCCGGGCACCAGCGGCACCAGCCTGGGGGTGGCTCCAGGCCGGAGGCTTGGGGAGGCTACTCGATCACCCACGAGCAGTGCGAGCGGATGCTGGACGCCTTCGTGGCCTCGGAGGGCGAGGCGGAGGTGGTGATGTTCTCGGGTGGCGAGCCGACCATCCACAAGCACATCCTGGACTTCGTCGACCTCGCCCAGGCCCGCCCGATCAGGAACGTCACGCTCAACACCAACGGCATCCGGCTGGCCACCGACAAGAACTTCGTCGCCGAACTCGGCAGACGCAACCGGGTGCCGGGCCGTTCGGTGAACGTGTACCTCCAGTTCGACGGCTTCGACGAACGCACGCACCTGGAGATCCGCGGCCGGGACCTGCGTACCTTCAAGCAGCGGGCACTGGACAACTGCGCCGAGCACGGGCTGACCGTCAGCCTGGTCGCCGCCGTCGAACGGGGCCTGAACGAGCACGAACTCGGCGCGATCATCGAGTACGGCATCGACCATCCCGCCGTACGGTCCGTGGCGTTCCAGCCGGTCACGCACTCCGGCCGCCATGTGCCCTTCGACCCGCTGGACCGGCTCACCAACCCCGACGTCATCCGGCTCATCAACGAACAGCGCCCGGACTGGTTCCGGAAGGGCGACTTCTTCCCCGTCCCGTGCTGCTTCCCCACCTGCCGCTCCGTCACCTATCTGCTGGTGGACGGCCCGCCGGGCAGCCGTACGGTCGTGCCGGTGCCGCGGCTGCTGAACGTGGAGGACCACCTCGACTACGTCACCAACCGGGTCATGCCGGACGACGGGATCCGGGAGGCGCTGGAGAAGCTGTGGTCGGCCTCGGCGTTCATGGGGACGGAGACGACCGAGGAACAACTGCGCGCCGCGGCCGAGGCGTTGGACTGTGCCGAGAGTTGCGGCATCGACCTGCCGGAGGCCGTGCGGCAGCTGGACGACAAGGCGTTCATGATCGTGGTGCAGGACTTCCAGGACCCGTACACCCTCAACGTCAAGCAGCTGATGAAGTGCTGCGTCGAGGAGATCACCCCGGACGGGCGGCTGATCCCGTTCTGCGCCTACAACTCCGCCGGCTACCGCGAGCAGGTCCGCGCCGAGATGTCCGGCGTGCCCGTCGCCGACGTGGTGCCGAACGCGCTGCCGCTGGCCGGCCGGCTCACCGGCACCGTGTACGGCTCCAAGACCGCCCGTTCCGAGACCACCGGCACCGGAACCTCCGGCCCCGAGCCCGCGCGCGAAGACGCCGGTCCCTCCGCCGGGGAGGGGGCACGGTGA